One segment of Haliotis asinina isolate JCU_RB_2024 chromosome 12, JCU_Hal_asi_v2, whole genome shotgun sequence DNA contains the following:
- the LOC137257647 gene encoding uncharacterized protein → MLHVKSLVTFYILLQPYTTLEAHRQCSRFLLGHHSVPTMSSPIPLLLVLLMSSLTSVQGNVLLKEAIRNAFYGFVRDFASGNTTQLNDAGHVQSCSPADPNFTVTWEPKVLDPEGSIRVNYTYKIPHSFSSGTADVALYFNKIENPIFEDSFPVTCKDIEKYVHCPFPGGLTVHGSYLYTNLLILKGYDGTYKAKVNLKNQDGQVMFCAIAVVEIKGKDRDTRNLLLP, encoded by the exons ATGTTGCATGTAAAATCTCTAGTGACGTTTTACATCCTGCTTCAACCTTACACAACACTTGAAGCACACAGACAGTGCAGTCGCTTCTTGCTAGGTCACCACAGCGTACCCACG ATGTCTTCGCCTATCCCGTTGCTGTTGGTGTTGCTCATGTCATCCCTGACTTCCGTGCAAGGCAACGTGTTGCTGAAGGAGGCCATTAGGAATGCGTTCTACGGATTTGTCCGTGACTTTGCAAGTGGCAACACGACTCAACTCAATGACGCCGGCCATGTGCAGAGCTGCA GTCCAGCGGACCCTAATTTCACTGTGACGTGGGAGCCCAAGGTACTCGACCCCGAGGGGAGCATCAGGGTCAACTACACTTACAAAATCC CTCACAGCTTCAGCTCGGGAACGGCTGACGTGGCCCTGTACTTCAACAAGATAGAGAACCCCATCTTCGAAGACTCGTTTCCTGTCACCTGCAAGGACATTGAGAAATACGTCCACTGTCCTTTTCCTGGCGGAC TAACTGTCCATGGTAGCTATCTCTACACGAACCTGCTCATCCTTAAAGGCTATGAT GGAACCTACAAAGCCAAAGTGAATCTAAAGAACCAGGATGGACAGGTCATGTTCTGCGCCATTGCAGTAGTTGAAATCAAAGGCAAGGACCGAGACACCCGAAATCTACTGTTACCTTAA
- the LOC137258192 gene encoding lipid scramblase CLPTM1L-like: protein MGFSLTWIIAVAFLAYIGHSLWVLYSLFNPAPCVETVKGACINPYMKRNPKLELKVFTSVKEHRIRESDLDFVWRCDNFSKEEAVETTVNVSIPSKTRKNGTLFLHAFVYPMGESSLFGSYATHHVTKITAYALPKAQFINLLGDIKHESGDDVSKTSPDRTITHWRQKVTINVMADLIPFDRRAIPGEVYRYLKTSPEGDYLPIVFIDELGFRTKDLLPVNKTSSEMPLTITFSSISVGKLRMWTNVLESFKMLHNLGFTEKDTDEIKGIFADTNLTFLLLTFTVAAFHLLFDFLAFKNDISYWKKRDTMVGLSTRVVVWRCVSTIIIFLYLLDENTSLLVLIPAGIGSIIEIWKVTKAFKLRVTWNGMKPSFEFGTSSDKEKETQEFDSQAMKYLSYVLYPLCLIGAGYSLLYVQHKSWYSWCIHSSVNGVYAFGFIFMLPQLFVNYKLKSVAHLPWRAFMYKAFNTFIDDVFAFIITMPTAHRLACFRDDVVFLVYLYQRWLYPVDRTRVNEYGQSFEQEDRVKKTN from the exons ATGGGTTTTTCTCTGACTTGGATCATAGCAGTTGCCTTCTTGGCCTATATCGGTCACTCTCTGTGGGTACTGTACTCCCTCTTCAACCCAGCCCCTTGTGTGGAGACAGTCAAGGGGGCCTGCATCAACCCTTACATGAAGCGCAACCCTAAACTAGAG CTAAAGGTGTTCACGTCAGTCAAGGAACATCGAATCAGGGAGAGTGACCTTGACTTTGTCTGGAGGTGTGACAACTTCTCAAAAGAGGAGGCGGTAGAAAC GACTGTAAATGTATCAATTCCATCAAAGACACGGAAAAATGGCACCCTGTTCCTCCATGCTTTTGTCTACCCAATGGGTGAGAGTTCTCTGTTTGGAAGTTACGCGACCCACCATGTGACAAAGATAACAGCATATGCTCTGCCCAAGGCACAGTTCATCAATCTGCTGGGAGACATCAAGCACGAG AGTGGCGATGATGTGAGTAAGACATCACCAGACAGGACGATCACCCACTGGAGGCAGAAAGTGACCATCAATGTGATGGCCGACCTCATTCCCTTCGACCGACGAGCCATACCAGGGGAGGTCTACAGATACCTCAA AACCTCGCCTGAGGGAGATTACCTCCCCATCGTCTTCAtagatgaactaggcttcaggACGAAGGATCTGCTT CCAGTCAACAAGACCTCCTCCGAGATGCCTCTAACAATCACCTTTTCTTCGATCTCTGTGGGAAAACTGCGAATGTGGACAAATGTCCTTGAGTCCTTCAAGATGCTCCATAATCTAG GCTTCACAGAAAAGGACACAGATGAGATCAAGGGGATATTTGCTGACACCAACCTGACCTTTCTTCTGCTCACCTTCACAGTGGCAGCCTTCCAT CTGCTGTTTGATTTCCTGGCCTTCAAGAATGACATCAGCTACTGGAAGAAGAGGGACACCATGGTCGGTCTGTCCACCCGAGTCG TGGTGTGGCGGTGTGTGTCCACTATCATCATCTTCCTGTACTTGCTGGATGAGAACACCAGTCTTCTTGTGCTCATCCCTGCCGGCATTGGTTCAATCATCGAG ATATGGAAAGTTACAAAAGCATTTAAACTCAGGGTCACCTGGAATGGTATGAAACCATCATTTGAG TTTGGGACGTCCTCagacaaagaaaaagaaacacagGAATTTGATTCGCAG GCTATGAAGTATTTATCCTACGTCTTGTACCCACTTTGTTTAATCGGGGCTGGGTACTCACTCCTCTATGTACAACATAAAAG CTGGTATTCCTGGTGTATACACAGTTCTGTTAATG GAGTGTATGCATTTGGCTTTATCTTCATGCTACCAcagttgtttgttaattataaG CTAAAATCAGTAGCTCATCTGCCATGGAGGGCTttcatgtacaaa GCATTCAACACATTTATTGATGATGTGTTTGCCTTCATCATCACCATGCCAACTGCTCACAGACTTGCCTGTTTCCGAGACGACGTGGTCTTCCTGGTCTACTTATACCAAAGAtg GCTCTACCCTGTAGATAGGACAAGGGTCAATGAGTACGGACAGTCCTTCGAGCAGGAAGACAGAGTCAAGAAGACAAACTGA